One Astyanax mexicanus isolate ESR-SI-001 chromosome 3, AstMex3_surface, whole genome shotgun sequence genomic region harbors:
- the apoea gene encoding apolipoprotein Ea translates to MKFLAVILALSVLSGCHGRFMFQDEPKTPWEETVDKFWEYVADLSSRAEEMKDNIKSTQLIRELDTLISDSMAELQMYSDDMQSKFGPYAQETAEKFHDDLKLLMNKLNMHMEEAKDRMTEYGQELQTMVEQNTEDVKNRVTSYVRKLKKRLSKDTQEINKKMETYFDEVQARATQGVEDVKERLTPYFDVVRQNAEDKFTTIGELLKAQAENVKERLEQIKEHIEKTKENVHVKVQENIEKVQNWFQELQERIQEMAA, encoded by the exons ATGAAGTTTCTTGCTGTAATCCTTGCACTTTCAGTGCTCTCAG GCTGCCATGGGCGCTTCATGTTTCAGGATGAGCCCAAAACCCCCTGGGAGGAAACAGTGGATAAGTTTTGGGAGTATGTGGCTGACCTGAGCTCCAGGGCTGAGGAGATGAAGGACAACATCAAAAGCACCCAGCTTATCAGAGAGCTTGA CACTCTGATCAGTGACAGTATGGCAGAGCTGCAGATGTACAGTGATGACATGCAGTCCAAGTTTGGTCCTTACGCCCAGGAGACTGCTGAGAAGTTTCACGATGACCTGAAACTGCTGATGAATAAACTCAACATGCACATGGAAGAGGCAAAGGATCGCATGACTGAATACGGACAGGAGCTTCAGACCATGGTGGAGCAGAACACAGAAGATGTCAAGAACAGGGTTACCTCTTACGTCCGCAAGCTGAAGAAACGTCTGAGCAAGGACACCCAGGAGATCAACAA GAAAATGGAAACATACTTTGATGAAGTCCAGGCTCGTGCTACTCAGGGAGTGGAAGATGTGAAAGAACGCCTGACGCCATACTTTGACGTTGTACGCCAGAATGCTGAAGACAAATTCACCACCATCGGAGAGCTGCTGAAAGCCCAGGCTGAAAACGTGAAGGAGAGACTGGAACAAATTAAAGAGCACATCGAGAAGACCAAAGAGAATGTGCACGTCAAAGTCCAGGAAAATATAGAGAAAGTGCAAAACTGGTTTCAGGAACTACAGGAGAGGATACAGGAGATGGCAGCCTAG